A part of Dreissena polymorpha isolate Duluth1 chromosome 13, UMN_Dpol_1.0, whole genome shotgun sequence genomic DNA contains:
- the LOC127856353 gene encoding uncharacterized protein LOC127856353 isoform X2: MKKYQYYSHSPFTPPASISGPGDARSHPGTPELLRHDVIDLSARMGRPDFVMETERKWGDALDAALDLSGYSRSQEQNEALDLSKPGGNKSHIQSNQRIYSPHQSLGSSKTPPSIGSSRSPIVQSYSLLQAALNSNQPNAGLVDRNGQPLYGGGFPIGDRGIKPFASAPSRSFSLPHMALTSSTGAIIHGVAKPIAITTPQPHNPPVATKSQSISDTTVSVTDAYQSVSCARNHGYSVSLSDSGYQKVSNSNKLHIQKGMDPHVITERYMLQHPDDFPGSIVGSQTFSPEVLNGFACTQCTKTFKTKAAMKLHMTVHKTIEERQYGCQICQRRFLHRHHLVVHQRKHSGEKPFECRACKKTFMAIFLLHKHLKKHTRETGEVSEISVEQLKELQVQKMINPGPQPLTYRNVPPKSSVDSIVVLSDEENDKQSLEEKVKGKIDEAIKKDHDGKIDKSLNNSKKEMLQKDIVQAILSNAVAEIESEKAKQRSKLTHENVTTETRIDSETECKTREINVEESRNILLENVGTGLKLPVQTFTVEPEVDEATKCQSRRVDNPFPQFTADEELELDTSTGELKKVCAKTINENSLEYSVQKLNGNLERQSPEVSATIQDFVNTPEIVRVKDEDIDQSTVRNSKCETELCTNETALLQNTSHETEKPPKAKCIDYVQENVESDVRVVLDEMKDHIYQDEETMSAHDDEREDSDNNMLEKRVETHDNIFEKMYYSNDLPNFQESLNSNRKGKKKTKKVKCEVCSRTFHSNHYLLLHMAVHKRNPMLQSLKKAKANQMKALGFVNKGNVSCEVCNKVFKFQKSLNSHMRVHSEKLIERKLYRKAFRDFVSGGKPSNNKKTASTKTSRVVSATESISTSAEERKSHLLNSSISLIETERSMLDASQKDEDPPVRVIIGDDSLKRYVCHACDNSYTSKQKLRLHALIHKDNCFLCDLCGKAFFRQITLDKHLLTHNLPRPYICDICRKSFIHRSSLMRHRAVHIKPSQQDAKHIEANKMFEKTMLDTYSMLREEKIKSQFVDMMNSDKKYNALDLTVKIRPEETSLPPVLSPANGPNLNHSHNFHLSPPLITNDVDEQEERYDNISDINIGNEHNQDAFMSLQSTVKRKPRTESGCSESDVLSDEIPSSGKKSRKTRVYRTSCRVCKEEFPNVIFLKSHMAKHNTVETHLYECHICRHRFTQSCSLLRHLKTSCLENRMKCEPCNKVFHRRNTFEQHMRLHQGGPPNLDGSFYDKRRDEAEVNEERESDIENNNSSKVEPVITPLTVENVTLFDQANNQETKKEVGDNDSDSEARTYLYSEGEVHSKLSDLSEGEGLSGSGRKSYNVPQDLTKNSMTLNLLSAVCSDIRNAEHEEDRKRCELEEKQKELETIEILANLKRGYLQKTSPAAVSQTDCKSFILPSQLADSAKIGMMIEPLLHVSGPSLPTSSAAVAAMLSDSNCDTYQSRPTSGDHRLADCTSHPPSSTSSVLKRMTSPIPAQSICSRSSTQISSLIDSAISQAVKQSQVAATSAVQSQGIPRAPHAPHVSTPENIHHRIPYHPAFAFPHRLPLSSQEMYELSRNMQSLPFLQDQLNILKATAAMCTPLSSSSHTSGQQFMTSANLPTRTLSTGFMLQKAAPDMPEDLSMRKTSISKSNSNSTLDLTSHSTSVISNSPTTSLSNTSRAETNFTQSRNEFHEKHTRTSESADHGKRMPPLLMPMIEFESRRHPMTSVIPPPLMNIFKCELCGKIVYSKFDHHLHMVEHAKAQGLAVLSGSIKRETSPEAPTDFSQSSHTPSKQPKISPPLSLNLQMSRDEVTAAGNASNGNSDLDSPMSHFKIEGTGSDGSDSVSSPSAGNISEAQLREELRQKIYARRRSQGLDDLKVEFKSPEPSELTEEERLKLLYRRECNRQAAQRSRMRKKDLVDSLLERLGELPNKNLKDDRPSAEQVKNY; encoded by the exons ATGAAGAAGTACCAATACTACAGCCACTCGCCGTTCACTCCTCCCGCCTCCATTTCCGGCCCCGGAGACGCTCGCTCTCATCCGGGCACCCCGGAACTACTCCGTCATGACGTCATTGATCTTTCCGCTCGCATGGGGAGACCGGATTTTGTCATGGAGACTGAACGGAAGTGGGGTGATGCATTGGACGCAGCGCTAGATCTGTCAGGATATAGTCGCAGCCAA GAGCAGAATGAAGCGCTCGATTTGAGTAAGCCAGGTGGCAATAAGAGCCACATCCAATCAAATCAGAGAATCTATTCGCCCCACCAATCACTAGGGTCGTCAAAAACGCCACCGTCGATTGGATCGTCGCGGTCACCAATCGTCCAATCTTATAGCTTGTTACAAGCGGCGTTGAATTCCAACCAACCGAATGCTGGCTTAGTTGATCGCAATGGACAGCCACTATACGGTGGAG GTTTCCCGATTGGCGACCGTGGGATCAAGCCGTTTGCGAGCGCGCCGTCTCGCAGTTTCTCTCTACCCCACATGGCTCTCACCTCGAGTACAGGAGCGATAATCCACGGGGTCGCCAAGCCCATTGCTATCACGACACCACAGCCTCACAACCCACCCGTGGCGACCAAGAGCCAGAGCATCAGCGATACGACAGTGAGCGTCACGGACGCTTACCAATCAGTGTCGTGCGCGAGGAACCATGGGTACTCGGTTAGCCTATCAGATTCCGGTTATCAGAAGGTTTCAAATTCAAATAAACTCCACATCCAAAAAGGCATGGATCCTCATGTTATCACGGAGCGGTATATGCTACAACATCCGGATGACTTTCCAGGAAGTATAGTGGGGTCTCAGACATTTTCCCCGGAAGTACTTAATGGATTTGCATGTACCCAGTGCACCAAGACTTTTAAGACTAAAGCAGCGATGAAATTGCACATGACTGTACATAAGACAATAGAGGAAAGACAATATGGATGTCAGATCTGTCAGCGACGTTTTCTCCATCGACATCATCTTGTTGTCCATCAAAGGAAACACAGCGGCGAAAAGCCCTTTGAATGTCGCGCCTGTAAGAAGACATTTATGGCGATATTTCTGCTTCACAAACACCTGAAGAAGCATACGAGAGAAACGGGAGAAGTGTCCGAAATATCGGTAGAACAATTGAAAGAATTGCAAGTTCAGAAAATGATAAATCCTGGTCCGCAGCCATTGACATATAGAAATGTTCCTCCTAAATCTAGTGTTGATTCGATAGTTGTTTTATCTGACGAGGAGAATGATAAACAGTCTTTGGAAGAAAAGGTTAAAGGAAAAATCGACGAAGCAATAAAGAAAGATCATGATGGGAAAATCGATAAAAGTCTTAACAATAGTAAGAAGGAAATGCTACAGAAAGATATCGTGCAGGCAATTTTAAGCAATGCAGTTGCTGAAATTGAATCTGAGAAAGCCAAACAAAGGAGCAAATTGACCCATGAAAATGTAACTACTGAAACGAGGATTGATAGCGAAACAGAATGTAAGACACGGGAAATAAACGTTGAAGAAAGTCGGAACATTTTGTTGGAAAATGTTGGTACAGGGTTAAAGTTGCCGGTGCAGACTTTCACAGTTGAACCTGAAGTTGACGAGGCAACAAAATGTCAGTCACGAAGAGTTGACAATCCATTCCCGCAGTTTACTGCAGATGAAGAGCTGGAATTAGATACAAGCACAGGTGAACTGAAAAAAGTTTGTGCCAAGACAATAAATGAGAATTCCTTGGAatatagtgttcaaaagcttAATGGGAATTTGGAGCGGCAATCACCAGAAGTTTCAGCAACAATACAGGACTTTGTTAACACACCAGAAATCGTTCGTGTTAAAGACGAAGACATTGACCAAAGTACAGTGAGAAATAGTAAATGTGAAACAGAACTTTGTACAAATGAAACTGCTTTATTACAAAATACAAGCCATGAAACAGAGAAACCACCCAAGGCGAAGTGTATTGATTATGTACAGGAAAACGTTGAAAGTGATGTCCGTGTGGTGCTTGACGAGATGAAAGATCACATTTACCAAGATGAAGAGACAATGTCTGCACACGATGACGAGAGGGAAGATTCAGATAATAATATGCTGGAAAAGAGAGTGGAGACCCATGACAATATTTTCGAGAAAATGTATTATAGCAATGATCTTCCAAATTTTCAAGAATCGCTAAACTCCAACAGGAAAGGAAAAAAGAAAACGAAAAAAGTAAAATGTGAAGTTTGTTCTAGAACATTCCATTCTAATCATTATCTACTCCTTCATATGGCAGTCCATAAACGCAATCCAATGTTGCAGTCTTTGAAGAAAGCAAAGGCGAACCAAATGAAAGCATTGGGCTTTGTTAATAAAGGGAACGTTTCATGCGAAGTGTGCAATAAGGTCTTCAAATTCCAAAAAAGTTTGAACTCGCATATGCGCGTTCATAGTGAGAAACTGATTGAGCGCAAACTGTATAGAAAAGCATTTAGAGACTTTGTTTCCGGTGGGAAACCATCCAATAATAAAAAGACTGCGTCTACCAAAACGTCTCGGGTTGTATCCGCGACCGAATCTATTTCAACTTCTGCTGAAGAAAGAAAATCACATTTGCTTAATTCGTCCATTAGTTTGATTGAAACTGAAAGGTCCATGTTAGATGCATCGCAGAAAGACGAGGACCCTCCTGTACGCGTCATCATCGGGGATGATTCACTGAAGCGGTACGTCTGCCACGCTTGTGACAACTCATACACATCCAAACAGAAACTCAGATTACACGCTTTAATTCACAAAGACAATTGTTTTCTATGTGATCTTTGCGGCAAAGCCTTCTTCCGACAAATCACACTCGATAAACATCTACTAACACATAATCTGCCGCGGCCCTACATTTGCGACATTTGTCGAAAATCGTTTATCCATCGTAGCAGTTTAATGCGACATCGAGCGGTCCATATTAAACCGTCGCAACAAGACGCAAAACACATAGAGGCAAACAAAATGTTTGAGAAAACAATGCTTGACACGTATTCTATGTTAAGGGAAGAGAAGATTAAAAGCCAATTTGTTGACATGATGAATTCCGATAAAAAATACAATGCTCTTGATTTGACTGTTAAAATCCGACCGGAGGAAACAAGTTTGCCTCCTGTTCTATCTCCAGCTAATGGTCCGAACCTGAATCATTCACATAACTTTCATCTCAGTCCTCCTCTTATAACAAATGATGTGGACGAACAAGAGGAACGATATGATAACATATCCGATATTAATATTGGCAATGAGCATAACCAAGATGCATTTATGTCCTTACAAAGTACCGTGAAAAGAAAACCACGAACCGAATCGGGCTGTAGCGAAAGTGACGTTTTATCAGACGAGATTCCCTCCAGTGGTAAGAAGTCCAGAAAGACTCGAGTGTACCGGACCTCGTGTCGGGTGTGCAAAGAGGAATTTCCAAATGTGATCTTTCTTAAGTCTCACATGGCTAAACACAACACGGTAGAGACTCACCTGTATGAATGTCACATCTGTCGACACAGGTTCACACAGAGCTGCAGTTTGTTGCGGCATCTGAAAACGAGCTGCCTGGAAAACCGAATGAAATGCGAGCCATGCAATAAGGTTTTCCACCGGAGAAACACATTTGAACAGCATATGAGACTTCATCAGGGCGGGCCACCGAATTTGGATGGCAGTTTTTACGATAAGAGGCGAGATGAAGCGGAAGTAAATGAAGAACGCGAAAGCgacattgaaaataataatagcTCCAAAGTTGAACCAGTGATAACACCTTTAACTGTGGAAAATGTGACCCTCTTTGACCAGGCAAACAATCAGGAAACCAAGAAAGAGGTGGGTGACAATGATTCCGACTCAGAGGCGCGGACATACTTGTATTCTGAGGGCGAGGTTCATTCAAAATTGTCAGATCTGTCCGAGGGTGAAGGGCTGTCAGGCAGTGGGCGGAAGTCATACAACGTTCCACAGGACCTGACCAAGAACAGCATGACGTTGAACTTGCTTAGCGCCGTGTGCAGCGACATCCGGAATGCCGAACACGAGGAGGACCGGAAGCGCTGCGAGCTGGAGGAGAAGCAGAAGGAGCTCGAGACTATTGAGATACTGGCCAATCTGAAACGAGGCTATCTGCAGAAGACTTCTCCTGCTGCGGTGTCGCAGACAGACTGCAAATCTTTTATTCTTCCGTCGCAGTTAGCCGATTCGGCGAAAATCGGCATGATGATTGAGCCGCTTCTACATGTATCTGGGCCATCATTGCCCACGTCGTCAGCCGCGGTCGCAGCAATGCTGTCTGACTCAAACTGTGATACATACCAAAGCAGACCGACTTCAGGTGATCACAGGCTAGCTGATTGCACGTCACATCCGCCGTCATCAACGTCATCTGTTCTGAAAAGAATGACGTCACCAATTCCTGCGCAGTCCATATGCAGTCGCTCGTCCACCCAAATCTCGTCCCTTATCGACAGCGCAATCTCACAAGCGGTGAAACAGTCGCAAGTGGCAGCCACCAGTGCGGTGCAATCTCAGGGTATTCCGCGAGCACCACACGCCCCGCATGTATCAACTCCGGAGAACATCCATCACAGAATACCTTACCATCCCGCATTCGCGTTTCCACATAGGCTCCCACTGAGCAGTCAGGAAATGTACGAACTGTCCAGGAATATGCAGTCATTGCCCTTCCTACAGGACCAGCTGAATATACTAAAAGCGACCGCAGCCATGTGTACACCACTGTCGTCGTCATCTCACACCAGTGGCCAACAGTTCATGACCTCGGCGAACTTACCCACAAGGACTCTGTCAActggttttatgttacaaaaGGCCGCACCAGATATGCCCGAGGATCTATCAATGAGGAAAACTTCCATTTCCAAAAGCAATAGTAATTCTACATTAGATCTCACATCCCACTCGACGAGCGTTATCTCAAATTCACCAACGACATCACTGTCGAACACGTCACGCGCGGAAACCAATTTTACCCAAAGTCGAAACGAGTTTCACGAAAAACACACCAGAACGTCTGAAAGCGCCGATCATGGCAAACGCATGCCCCCTCTCCTTATGCCAATGATAGAATTCGAATCCCGCAGACATCCGATGACCTCTGTGATACCTCCACCTCTGATGAACATTTTCAAGTGCGAGCTGTGCGGCAAGATCGTGTACAGTAAGTTCGACCACCACCTGCACATGGTTGAGCACGCTAAGGCTCAGGGTCTTGCGGTCCTGTCCGGCTCGATCAAGCGCGAGACGTCGCCGGAAGCTCCCACTG ATTTCTCCCAGTCGAGTCACACCCCATCGAAGCAGCCAAAGATTTCCCCACCCCTCTCACTTAACCTCCAGATGTCCCGCGATGAGGTCACCGCCGCCGGGAATGCGTCCAACGGGAACTCCGATCTCGATTCGCCCATGTCGCACTTCAAAATAGAAGGGACCGGAAGTGACGGAAGCGACAGCGTCTCCTCGCCTTCTGCCGGAAATATCAGCGAGGCGCAGCTGCGTGAGGAGCTCCGACAGAAGATCTACGCCAGGCGGCGCTCGCAGGGGCTTGATGACCTCAAAGTGGAGTTCAAGTCACCGGAACCCTCGGAG TTAACGGAAGAGGAGAGACTGAAGCTGCTCTATCGGCGGGAATGTAACCGCCAGGCGGCGCAGAGGAGCCGGATGAGGAAGAAAGACCTTGTGGACAGTCTGTTGGAG